The following are encoded in a window of Roseimaritima ulvae genomic DNA:
- a CDS encoding type I polyketide synthase, which yields MGCRLPGGIDSPTAFWRALLERLDAIGDVPPDRWNHARFHDTNPEKSGSIRNAKGGFIEGIDQFDAEFFGYFPIAAQRIDPQQRLLLEVTHEAMEDAGLRRDQLNRSRTAVFVGSFMYDYLCIQAASEQRDEIGTHTAMGTANCSLANRISYEFDLTGPSVSLDTACSASLTALHLACQSVWTGEAEMAIAGGVNLMLRPESSIMLSKGGFLNPDQYCKAFDESANGYVRGEGVGIVILKPLAKALADGDAIYACVRGSAANQDGYLPEGFTVPNVRSQVALLESVYHQAGIDPTSVDYVEAHGTGTPVGDPVETSALGSVLGYGRTAAQPNLWIGSVKTNLGHLEGASGIAGFMKGVLTAYHGVVPPNLHFHNPNPAIPWEHYCLQVPTQREPLNRSDRPAVVGVNSFGAGGSNTHVVLQACSTDQAPPPANQPAHPPPAKTLYMLSANSREALRMLAVRHADFLEASPHSLRDIAYSAMTRRSHYPQLLAVVGDTAADLANQLRHYADGQPGPEIATGTVAHQKTPKLAFMFSGQGGQWAQMGLQLYETEPVFRESTEHIDSLFQTLSGWSILAELRKQKSESKVDDTVVVQPAVMAIQISLLKLYAHYGIQPDAVVGHSIGEVAAGFAAGSLTLEQAVRVIYYRSQAQNRAAGKGGMLAVGLALDSAQQLIEDFPGVSIGTVNGPEMLTLSGDTQPLQQIAAMLEKREIFNRQVNVEVAYHSHHMDAIEDLMLESLADVQGVCTRTPLYSTVTTHREQGEHLNAGYWYRNVREPVLFTDTLDTMAHDGYDTFVEIGPHPVLVRGAEAQLQSVQPDAVVAAAMTRTEPQPTVFLQSLARLAARGCQPDTKVLFGSPRQYIRLPQNPWQHRRHWFEPPAAAEVRKGQFSHPFLKRQTQWVSEDGLAVWEANLDVQKFPYLRDHQVDGEILFPATGHLELAWAVASEQFRHESFFLEDLHFDSPLILPENSRHPLEVRLEVVSSEGDYRICSRAAPEGQDEANWTKHSSGRINTAHDRFDSDAVELDVLVERFADSTSLEVEPFYAHLQTAGLNYGECFRCITELRHNHPPQSNSEWLVCLRLPDALLEESSRNTIHPAILDACLHALFADVHSLGLFDRIYLPHRIGGVKFFSSPTQGMFAHVTITRNDEQFLCSDTLILSEKGDLVAKISGLTCKRLANANAQQIDRLYDGCYEYQWGLVPRELQRHERTYDLSTAVLLGPERPTEFQQHVLERVSLKLEQANISSTVIYPRSNDSVDELLSETPLDRRTLLVFAGGLSEETLPWKGLDSYPAVPMLLQLAQTLQKREGVPRFCVVTNGATAVSDDKSLDLGQAILHGMSRVINNECPSIPLALIDLPGEITQTEIDTLVDELLHIRRDQDESEIAFRGSQRYVRQLVPVTREAVNAEFESIEDGCGGSYRAELHEPGMLDHVVFRRLPPTVLKEDEVEIAVRAAGLSFKDVMNVMGMLPDRAVAGGLTGRRLGFEVSGRVLRTGQAVTNFQPDDEVVARVREGFCGRVVANDCHVSHYPDKLSPVQAASIPLVFVAAWYALCHLARMEKGETLLLHSAAGGVGGAAIQLAQRAGVNVIATAGTKRKRQFLHQQGIKHVFDSRSMDFSNKVMEATNERGVDIVLNFLTGRLVTQSLKCLAPFGRFVELGKSDIYRNHKLNLERLSQNISYFVVDIDRLAQQKPELHREAMREVLARFASHELQPLDITEFSISKLPEAFQFMTRSAYHGKIVLNMESDVVHSLPPRKIQFRTDRTYLISGGASGFGLEIARWMVDRGATSLVLLSRSGPKIESDHAAIATMQSLGVTVRLPQVDVTNQAAVDTLLQSLANEPTPLAGIIHAAAVMDDATLANIDLQRFKTVFLPKAEGAWNLHNGSLKAKADLDFFVMLSSISSIFGFVGQVNYAAANYFQDQLAHFRRQQGLPATSINLGVLGQYAGLSRSVNQDQDVIGLLESFGMLEMHLSDVLEKLEAALIQQPAQRMTAQIDWAWFRSAYPHLARDSRYIELMGDEALARAFRPKGSGLVAELLELDAADRTERLQQELAGVLARILDVAPNRLDVATSIDNLGLDSMMLTELQIWIGRLLNITLPLIKLLKGPSIAALAAELLSDIHDRSDDLQDSYGDASNDQAYTLADMEEIQVLNPWLIRGAGSEAATCRLVCFHSMGVGASLFTNFLIRPPENVDILAVQTPGRENRGQEPPAETVAELVENLAPQLLELFDRPVIFWGHSYGGIVAAEVSRWLHRYHDLQPQHLMVSGTVAPHLVHLWQKREVMLKAMVSDNSPEYLVSMSRYVDDPDFLKSIIPLMRRDWSLLKNYDYRPFPPFDFPITAFAARQDDMVYTDEIEQWDQHTECQFRLTEVEGDHWFLNRNRGLIADTINQIAESLDTVVNANERQVTRHSHGS from the coding sequence ATGGGGTGTCGACTGCCTGGGGGCATCGATTCACCCACCGCTTTCTGGCGAGCGTTGCTTGAACGTCTCGACGCCATTGGCGACGTACCGCCAGACCGCTGGAATCATGCTCGATTTCACGACACGAATCCAGAGAAGTCGGGAAGTATTCGCAACGCCAAGGGCGGATTCATCGAGGGGATCGACCAGTTCGATGCGGAATTTTTTGGCTATTTCCCCATCGCCGCACAGCGCATCGACCCGCAACAGAGACTGCTGCTGGAAGTAACGCACGAAGCCATGGAAGACGCTGGCCTGCGCCGCGACCAGCTCAATCGCTCGCGCACCGCGGTGTTCGTCGGTTCCTTCATGTACGACTATCTGTGCATCCAAGCCGCCAGTGAACAACGCGACGAAATCGGTACCCACACGGCAATGGGTACCGCCAACTGTTCTCTGGCCAATCGAATTTCCTACGAGTTCGATTTGACGGGTCCCAGCGTCAGCTTAGACACCGCTTGCTCGGCTTCATTGACCGCCCTGCATTTGGCTTGCCAAAGTGTGTGGACCGGTGAAGCGGAGATGGCAATCGCCGGCGGTGTCAATTTGATGCTGCGCCCGGAGTCGTCGATCATGTTGTCCAAAGGCGGCTTTCTAAATCCCGACCAGTACTGCAAAGCCTTTGACGAATCCGCCAACGGATATGTTCGCGGCGAGGGCGTCGGCATCGTCATTTTAAAACCGCTGGCCAAAGCGCTCGCCGATGGCGATGCCATCTACGCCTGCGTACGCGGCTCGGCAGCCAATCAAGATGGTTATTTGCCCGAGGGCTTTACGGTCCCCAATGTGCGTTCCCAAGTGGCTCTCTTGGAATCCGTTTACCACCAAGCGGGAATCGATCCGACATCCGTCGACTACGTCGAAGCCCACGGCACAGGCACGCCCGTAGGCGACCCCGTGGAAACGAGCGCGTTGGGATCGGTCCTCGGATATGGTCGAACCGCAGCACAGCCGAACCTATGGATCGGTTCGGTAAAAACCAACTTGGGACACCTGGAAGGCGCGTCGGGAATCGCTGGATTTATGAAAGGCGTGCTGACCGCTTATCACGGTGTCGTGCCGCCCAATTTGCACTTCCACAATCCCAACCCCGCCATCCCCTGGGAACATTATTGCCTACAAGTGCCCACACAGCGGGAGCCTTTGAACCGAAGCGACCGCCCCGCGGTCGTGGGAGTCAATTCATTTGGCGCCGGTGGCTCCAATACCCACGTCGTATTGCAAGCCTGCTCGACGGACCAAGCTCCACCGCCGGCGAACCAGCCGGCTCACCCGCCGCCGGCTAAGACGCTGTACATGCTGAGCGCGAACAGTCGCGAAGCGCTGCGGATGTTGGCGGTCAGACACGCCGATTTTTTGGAAGCTTCGCCGCACTCGCTGCGAGACATCGCCTATTCCGCAATGACTCGTCGCAGCCACTATCCTCAGCTGTTGGCCGTCGTCGGCGATACGGCCGCGGATCTCGCCAACCAACTCCGCCACTACGCTGATGGACAGCCGGGGCCTGAAATAGCAACGGGCACAGTGGCCCATCAAAAAACGCCGAAATTGGCCTTTATGTTTTCGGGTCAGGGTGGGCAGTGGGCGCAAATGGGCCTGCAACTATACGAAACGGAGCCGGTTTTTCGAGAGTCGACGGAACACATCGATTCGTTGTTTCAAACGCTTTCCGGCTGGTCGATATTGGCCGAACTGCGAAAGCAGAAATCCGAGTCGAAAGTGGACGACACGGTTGTGGTCCAGCCGGCCGTGATGGCGATCCAAATTTCGTTGCTCAAGCTTTATGCGCACTACGGGATCCAGCCGGATGCAGTTGTCGGACATTCCATCGGTGAGGTAGCCGCGGGGTTCGCAGCCGGCTCGCTGACACTGGAACAGGCCGTCCGCGTGATCTACTACCGCTCGCAGGCCCAGAACCGAGCCGCCGGCAAGGGTGGCATGTTGGCGGTCGGGCTGGCCTTGGATTCGGCGCAGCAGCTGATCGAGGATTTTCCCGGAGTCTCCATCGGCACGGTGAATGGTCCCGAAATGTTAACTCTGTCTGGCGATACCCAACCACTCCAGCAGATCGCTGCAATGCTGGAAAAGCGAGAAATCTTCAATCGCCAAGTGAACGTCGAAGTGGCCTATCACAGCCACCACATGGACGCCATCGAAGACCTGATGTTGGAATCCTTGGCCGACGTGCAAGGCGTCTGTACCCGTACGCCCTTGTATTCGACCGTCACCACACACCGCGAACAGGGCGAACATTTGAACGCCGGCTATTGGTATCGCAACGTCCGCGAACCGGTGCTATTTACGGACACCTTAGACACCATGGCCCACGACGGTTACGACACCTTTGTGGAAATCGGACCGCATCCGGTATTGGTGCGTGGCGCGGAAGCTCAACTGCAGAGCGTTCAGCCGGATGCGGTTGTGGCTGCGGCCATGACTCGCACCGAACCACAGCCCACCGTGTTCTTGCAAAGCTTGGCCCGGCTGGCCGCACGCGGTTGTCAGCCCGACACGAAAGTATTGTTTGGTTCGCCGCGACAATATATTCGTTTGCCCCAAAACCCTTGGCAGCACCGTCGCCATTGGTTCGAACCGCCGGCGGCAGCCGAAGTCCGCAAGGGCCAGTTTTCACATCCATTCTTAAAACGCCAAACGCAATGGGTCAGCGAAGACGGCTTGGCCGTTTGGGAAGCCAATTTAGACGTTCAAAAGTTTCCCTATCTACGTGACCACCAGGTCGATGGCGAAATCCTGTTTCCGGCAACCGGGCATTTGGAATTGGCGTGGGCGGTTGCCAGCGAACAGTTTCGGCACGAGAGTTTTTTCTTAGAAGACCTGCATTTTGATTCCCCCTTAATCCTCCCTGAAAACAGTCGGCATCCGCTGGAGGTCAGACTGGAAGTCGTTTCCTCCGAAGGCGACTATCGCATCTGCAGCCGCGCGGCCCCCGAAGGCCAGGATGAAGCGAACTGGACGAAACATTCGTCCGGGCGCATCAACACAGCGCACGACCGGTTTGATTCGGATGCCGTGGAACTGGATGTTCTCGTTGAACGCTTCGCAGATTCTACCTCACTGGAGGTGGAACCGTTTTATGCTCATCTGCAAACCGCTGGCTTGAACTACGGAGAGTGCTTTCGATGTATTACGGAGTTGCGTCACAACCATCCTCCACAATCCAACTCCGAATGGCTTGTTTGCTTGCGTTTGCCAGACGCATTGCTAGAGGAATCGAGTCGAAACACGATTCATCCGGCTATTCTTGATGCTTGCCTGCACGCATTATTCGCCGACGTTCATAGCCTCGGGCTGTTTGACCGAATATATCTGCCGCACCGCATTGGCGGGGTGAAGTTCTTTAGCAGCCCCACACAAGGCATGTTTGCGCATGTAACCATCACTAGAAATGACGAACAGTTTCTCTGCTCGGACACTTTGATTCTGAGCGAAAAGGGAGATTTAGTTGCCAAAATTTCAGGGCTGACCTGTAAACGGCTGGCCAACGCCAACGCTCAACAGATTGATCGGCTATACGATGGTTGCTACGAGTATCAATGGGGATTAGTACCGCGAGAACTCCAGCGACACGAACGCACTTATGATCTCAGCACAGCTGTATTGCTGGGTCCTGAACGTCCCACAGAGTTCCAGCAACATGTGCTCGAACGTGTTTCTCTGAAGCTAGAACAAGCGAACATATCTTCAACGGTTATCTATCCGCGATCAAATGACTCTGTGGACGAACTACTATCCGAGACTCCGTTGGATAGACGTACTTTACTAGTATTTGCAGGCGGTTTGTCTGAGGAAACCCTGCCCTGGAAGGGACTCGACAGCTACCCGGCAGTTCCGATGCTTTTGCAGCTTGCCCAGACACTGCAAAAAAGAGAAGGCGTCCCGCGCTTTTGTGTTGTCACCAATGGCGCGACTGCAGTATCGGATGACAAGAGCCTTGATTTGGGTCAGGCCATCCTGCATGGAATGTCGCGGGTAATCAACAACGAATGCCCGAGCATACCACTGGCCCTAATCGATTTACCAGGGGAGATTACGCAGACAGAAATCGATACGTTGGTGGACGAACTATTGCATATTCGCCGCGACCAGGACGAATCAGAAATAGCATTTCGCGGATCGCAACGCTATGTCCGTCAATTGGTGCCTGTTACGCGAGAGGCTGTCAATGCTGAGTTTGAATCCATCGAAGATGGTTGTGGAGGCTCTTATCGTGCGGAGCTTCACGAACCCGGCATGCTAGATCACGTCGTTTTTCGACGCCTTCCCCCCACCGTACTTAAAGAAGACGAGGTTGAAATCGCGGTCAGGGCCGCCGGTCTCTCTTTCAAGGACGTCATGAATGTGATGGGAATGCTTCCCGATCGAGCGGTCGCCGGTGGACTTACCGGACGGCGACTGGGGTTTGAGGTGTCGGGTCGCGTCCTGCGTACAGGTCAGGCGGTGACCAATTTCCAACCCGACGACGAAGTGGTAGCCCGCGTACGGGAGGGCTTTTGTGGACGTGTCGTAGCGAATGATTGTCACGTGTCACACTATCCGGACAAGTTGTCACCGGTTCAAGCTGCCAGCATACCGTTGGTCTTCGTAGCCGCATGGTACGCGCTGTGCCATCTCGCTCGAATGGAGAAAGGGGAAACCTTGCTGTTGCACTCCGCGGCCGGGGGTGTCGGCGGCGCGGCGATTCAGTTGGCCCAACGTGCCGGTGTCAACGTAATCGCCACAGCGGGGACAAAACGCAAAAGGCAGTTCCTCCACCAACAGGGAATCAAGCACGTCTTCGATTCACGCTCAATGGATTTCTCCAACAAAGTCATGGAGGCAACAAACGAGCGAGGAGTCGACATCGTCTTAAATTTCTTGACTGGCAGGTTGGTTACCCAAAGCCTGAAATGCTTGGCGCCGTTTGGACGGTTTGTCGAACTTGGGAAATCCGATATCTATCGCAACCACAAGCTAAACCTGGAACGTCTAAGTCAGAACATTTCATACTTCGTCGTGGATATCGATCGGTTGGCGCAACAGAAGCCTGAATTGCATCGTGAGGCGATGCGAGAGGTACTGGCCCGGTTCGCATCCCACGAACTTCAGCCTTTGGACATCACGGAGTTCTCAATCTCGAAGCTACCCGAAGCATTCCAATTCATGACCCGTTCTGCCTACCATGGCAAAATTGTTCTGAATATGGAAAGCGATGTGGTTCACTCCCTTCCACCGCGAAAGATTCAGTTCCGCACCGATCGAACCTATCTAATCTCCGGCGGTGCAAGTGGTTTTGGATTGGAAATTGCTCGTTGGATGGTCGATCGCGGTGCGACGTCTCTGGTGTTGTTAAGCCGTTCGGGTCCCAAAATTGAATCGGACCATGCCGCCATCGCAACCATGCAATCCCTGGGCGTCACCGTACGGTTACCCCAAGTGGACGTGACGAATCAAGCCGCAGTGGACACATTGCTTCAAAGCTTGGCAAATGAACCAACTCCTCTCGCAGGCATCATTCATGCGGCGGCAGTGATGGACGACGCAACGCTTGCCAATATCGACTTACAAAGATTCAAGACGGTCTTTCTTCCCAAAGCTGAGGGTGCTTGGAACCTACACAATGGCAGCCTGAAGGCGAAAGCCGACCTAGATTTCTTTGTCATGCTCTCTTCCATTTCGTCGATATTTGGATTTGTTGGTCAAGTAAACTACGCAGCCGCGAACTACTTTCAGGACCAGTTGGCCCACTTCCGCAGACAACAAGGCTTGCCCGCTACGTCCATCAACCTTGGCGTTCTGGGACAATACGCGGGACTTTCTCGCAGTGTAAATCAAGACCAGGATGTCATTGGCTTGCTGGAAAGTTTTGGGATGCTGGAAATGCATCTATCAGACGTACTGGAGAAGCTGGAAGCCGCCCTTATCCAACAGCCCGCTCAACGAATGACTGCGCAGATCGACTGGGCATGGTTTCGTAGCGCCTATCCGCACCTTGCCCGTGACAGCAGATATATCGAGCTAATGGGCGACGAAGCGCTGGCTCGCGCGTTTCGGCCCAAAGGTTCTGGCTTGGTCGCTGAGCTTCTTGAATTGGATGCTGCCGACCGTACGGAACGTCTGCAGCAGGAACTTGCGGGTGTCCTCGCGAGGATTTTAGACGTTGCCCCGAACCGCTTGGATGTCGCAACATCCATTGACAATCTGGGACTCGATTCAATGATGCTTACCGAACTCCAGATTTGGATCGGCAGGCTACTAAATATCACATTGCCGCTAATCAAATTGCTCAAAGGCCCAAGTATCGCTGCTCTCGCGGCAGAGCTGCTTTCTGATATTCATGACCGCAGTGATGACCTACAAGACTCATACGGCGACGCTTCGAACGATCAAGCCTATACGCTTGCGGACATGGAAGAGATACAGGTTCTCAATCCTTGGCTGATTCGTGGTGCCGGAAGCGAGGCCGCAACCTGCCGGCTGGTATGTTTCCATTCGATGGGGGTAGGAGCGTCACTGTTCACGAATTTTCTTATCCGTCCACCCGAAAACGTCGATATCTTGGCGGTTCAAACTCCTGGACGCGAAAATCGCGGACAGGAACCACCTGCAGAGACCGTGGCAGAATTGGTGGAAAACCTCGCCCCACAACTGCTCGAACTTTTTGATCGTCCAGTCATTTTCTGGGGGCATAGCTACGGTGGCATCGTCGCCGCAGAGGTCAGCCGTTGGTTGCATCGGTATCACGATTTGCAACCGCAGCATTTGATGGTCTCTGGCACAGTCGCGCCCCACCTCGTGCATCTTTGGCAAAAACGAGAAGTCATGTTGAAAGCGATGGTCAGCGATAACAGTCCCGAGTACCTGGTCTCGATGTCGCGGTACGTGGACGACCCAGACTTCCTGAAATCAATCATTCCCCTGATGCGTCGCGATTGGTCACTGTTAAAAAATTACGATTACCGACCGTTTCCGCCGTTTGATTTTCCAATTACGGCTTTCGCAGCGCGTCAGGACGACATGGTATATACCGATGAAATCGAACAATGGGACCAACACACGGAGTGTCAATTTAGATTGACCGAGGTAGAAGGAGACCACTGGTTCCTCAATCGCAATCGTGGACTCATCGCCGACACAATCAATCAAATTGCCGAGTCACTTGATACCGTCGTTAATGCAAACGAGCGGCAAGTCACAAGGCACTCACACGGCAGCTAA